The following is a genomic window from Nocardioides thalensis.
GGGCCGAGGGCGCGGCCACCGAGGCGTGGCTGGGCTCCTGGACCGTCTTCTACTGGGCCTGGTGGCTCTCGTGGACGCCGTTCGTCGGCATGTTCATCGCCCGGATCTCCCGCGGGCGCACGATCCGGCAGTTCGTCGCGGGCGTGCTGCTCGTGCCGAGCCTCGTCAGCGTCATCTGGTTCTGCATCCTCGGTGGCACCGCCATCGACCTCCAGGAGGCGGGCACCGACATCGCCGGCGCCGGCGGCCTCGAGCAGCAGCTCTTCACGACGCTCGAGTCCTACCCGCTGGCAACGGCCGCGAGCGTGGTCGTCATGGTGCTGGTCGCGATCTTCTTCGTCTCGGGCGCCGACGCCGCGTCGATCGTCATGGGCAGCCTGTCCGAGCGCGGCACCCAGTCGCCGTCACGACCCATCGTGATCTTCTGGGGCGTCGCCACCGGAGCGGTCGCCGCGGTGATGCTGGTCGCCGGGGGCGAGGACGCTCTCGCGGGCTTGCAGACGATCACGATCGTCGCCGCGCTGCCGTTCGTCGTGGTCATGGTCGGCCTGGCCGTCGCCCTGATGCGCGACCTGCGCGAGGACCCGCTCATGGTGCGGCGTCGGTACGGCGAGGAGGCGGTCGAGCAGGCCGTGATCGCAGGCGTGACCGAGCACGGCGACGACTTCGCGATCGTCGTGGAGCCGGCCGAGACGTCCGACGCGGCGTCCGGTGAGGCCGCGAGCGAGGAGGGGAAGGCCCGGCAGCGCGGGGACTGACGCCGTCGGTCACTTCCTCAGGTTGTCCACCGTCGCTGCCGATGGGAGTTTCGCGCAACCTTCTCGGGGAATCAGGCGTCTCAACCGATGAAGGAGGTGACCGACATGCGCAACACCGCACCCGGCCAGCAGGGCAGGTCGACCCTGCCGCTGGCGGACGCCAAGTGCGACTTCCCCGGCTGCGAGCACTGGGCCGTCACGGTCACCTCGATGTGCGAGCTGCACCGCCGGGTCACGGTCTCGGGCACCGGGTCCTGGCTCGAGGCCGGCTGAGCCGCACCGGTCAGACCGGGATGCCCCAGTCCGCGAGCGCGGCCTCGGGGTCGACAGGGTCGCCGCCGCCGGGGCGCACCTCGAGGTGGAGGTGCGGGCCGGTCGTGTTGCCGGTCATGCCGACGTAGCCGACCTCCTGGCCGGCCGTGACGTGCTCGCCCGGCGCGACCGTCACGGAGTCCTGGTGGCAGAGCCAGAGCTCGGTGCCGTCCTCGGTGCGCAGCACCGTCTTGAGGCCGTAGGACCCGTCGTAGTCCGTCGAGACCACGACGGCGTCGGTGATGGCGCGGATGGCGGTGCCCTGCGGCACCGCGAAGTCCAGGCCGGTGTGGGAGGAGGACCACAGCCCGCTGCTCGCGCCGAAGCGGCCGGTGAGCTCGTAGCCCTCGACGGGCCGCACCAGCTGCACGGGGTGGATCACCTGGCCGCGCTGGATCCGGATGCGTCCGGTCAGCGGGCCGGTGTTCGCGGACACGAGGGTGATCCGGTCGGTCTCCGGGTCGGGCACGTCGTTCGCCGACGCGGTCAACGTCGGGGTCAGCGTCGCGCCGGTCAGTGCG
Proteins encoded in this region:
- a CDS encoding M23 family metallopeptidase, whose amino-acid sequence is MPHLPRLLAGPTLAGLALTGATLTPTLTASANDVPDPETDRITLVSANTGPLTGRIRIQRGQVIHPVQLVRPVEGYELTGRFGASSGLWSSSHTGLDFAVPQGTAIRAITDAVVVSTDYDGSYGLKTVLRTEDGTELWLCHQDSVTVAPGEHVTAGQEVGYVGMTGNTTGPHLHLEVRPGGGDPVDPEAALADWGIPV